In Populus alba chromosome 4, ASM523922v2, whole genome shotgun sequence, the genomic window tttttttttttattgtgactGTATAAGTATACGTGTGTAAAACTATTATAAGATGAAGTGTATTAAAAGACGATTTGTTAGTGCATacatatgatattttttgttctttatttcacttgaaaaataattcaaatgaaataaaaaatatatatttatcaagtcAATCATAGTAAATGtgtttatttatacaaaaatcaaactaaaacaaaaaaaaagtaaatacaatttattccgtgcattaacaaagaaaaatttaatctatGCTTATTTTTAATCCCAAacctgaaataaaatattataatatagtataacaatgattttttaatgattgatGCAATACTAACATATATCTAGCATATATACCGTATTGGATACAATACTTAGgttcttataattaatttaaaatgagataTAGATGACCTAATTAAACAAGGGAAAACCTGGAAGGGGGACAATCAGAAAGATCATAAAGATCAAGGACTTATTCGCTAGTCACTATATATATTAGGGTTCACGATTCTAATTCCATTCTGCTTTGGTCGGCTACCGAAGAGGCTTTACCATTCcaaaatccaaaacataaaataataataataataataataaaacctgAATCCAATAACAAATTTACTTAAAAAGTGTTAGGGAATTTTagaatggttattttttaaattatattttattttaaaatatattaaaataatattttttattttttaaaatttaattttaatattaaagtatTTAACAAATGTGCTGAATGAaaagctaaatattaaaaaaatattattttagctcttttatgtttattttacacccttcaaaaataatgttaaaatattttttttctctcataaatattatttatatatatctttcaaaaaaatcaaaatcaataaaatagaaccactaaaaaaataaacaaattaaatataattatatgaaaaaaataacatcaaacttattaaaaaataataaaacatttatttttccattCCAATATAATTGGCTCTTCAgtagatataataataaaaaataataatatttatattatttaaaatgatatttttataaatttaggtcttcaaaataggttttttatatttgttattgaagatgctttttatatatcaaaataataaaaaaataaaaatatatatatattaattttaaaaaaataaagaagctttaaaaattgttaaaaatatttccgAAACATAAaattcctttctctctctctaattaaCAGCTCTCTTAAAAagcttcttttcctttcctacATTCTTGTTCCTCTAGTTTTAGTTCTCCGATTCTTTTTTATCTGTTCAAGAATAAgttgacagagagagagagaattgaaGATGTTTAATGGAATGATGGATCCCGAACTGATAAAAATTGCTCAGGAACAGATGAGTCGAATGACGCCCGCGGATTTGGCCAGGATCCAACAACAGGTtcgtttgtttttgttgttctaaggataattttgatgtggttttgtttttatttgaatggatTGACGTGTAGTTTAGTTCAATTTTGAGGGGAACtgctttttgtttatgaattttgatttgGTGATTGTTTTAGCATGGAAAGCCTGAATCTTGGCTGTTAATTTTGTGTTCgtgattttttgttgattttaaattatgggttttatttttttttctttgctttgtttGAATCGGTGAAGATTTTAGTCTTCGGATACTGCAAGTTTAGTTCTTTGATTCGGGGCATTGACTTAGATGGAAAGTAACCGTTCAATAATGGGTCATTAAGCACTTAAGATGAATAGATTGTAGTGCTGTGGCTGTGTTTAAACATATAACCTGAACTGAGTTTGTGTAATAGATCACTAGAAACTGGTTGCCAGTGTATCTGGTGTTGTTTACATCTCTGGTCGTATTGGTTTTGATTGCAGGTAATGTCTAATCCTGAGTTGGTGAGAATGGCATCTGAAAGTATGAAGAATATGAAGCCTGATGACTTGAAACAGGCAGCAGAACAGTTGAAGCATACGCGCCCTGAAGAGATGGCGGAGATTGGTGAGAAAATGATGAATGCATCACCTGAAGAGATTGCTGCTATGCGTGCTCGTGCTGATGCACAGACAACATATGAAATAAATGCGGCGCAGATGTTGAAGAAACAggtaaatttaaatcataaatcagATGATTTGCTCTTTGTGTGCATATTGGATTTTAGTAGTGGTTAATGTACTTACTAGTGTAAATGCAGAAGGGTAACTAGTGCTGATTTTGCTATTGAAGATGTCGCTGTGTTTATTTAACTTATGTAATTGAATCTCCTTTGGCAGGGTAATGAGCTGCATAGCCAGGGAAAGTTCAATGATGCTTTGCAGAAATATTTGCTTGTAAGTGCTGCATCTTtatctttcttattttataagTATCAGTTCTTCTAGTTGGCATGTCTTATGGATTTTGAACTGATGAAATTCTTTTCCTCCCTTATTTCTTAGGCAAAGCAAAATCTAAAAGGAATTCCATCCTCCAAAGGCAGAACACTTTGGTTAGCATGCTCTCTTAATTTAATGTCTTGCTACTTGAAAACAAAGCAGTACAATGAATGCATAAAAGAGGGCTCAGAGGTACAACAATCCACTAACAAATTCAGTTTACATAGAGAAtggatagtaataataattatacttaTAATATACATTGTTGATATGAATAGGGTTTGTTCCTTTGCTtgcaaatcattttgtttttgtgtgtcTTTCTTCTTTCTGATTGGATTGCTGTATCACTTCAGGTTTTGGGATATGATGCCAATAATGTTAAAGCTCTTTATAGAAGGGGTCAAGCTTACAGTGAACTAGGACAACTGGAAGTAAGTTTGTTTGTGCATAGCTTGCAAATGGTAGTAGTGGTGATTTCGCTGTTTGTTGTTTGATAAGATATCTAATGATTCCCTGATATATGTTAGGATGCTGTATCTGATCTTAGAAAAGCACATGAAGTTTCCCCGGATGAGGAAACCATTGCAGACATTCTAAGGTATTATTTCATCTGGAATTCTTAGACCAGTGGCTGGCTGGAAGTTGTACAGTTTGATATTTACTTCCCATATGGTTTACATCTTGTTAAAGAGTATGGAGTCTTTTCCATGTTGAGtttttagctttagcttttgcATTCTCGTTGTCATGTCCTCAGTAGTTCACTGTTAAGTTTCCTGTCCTCTGATTAATGTTGAGGAATTTCCAAATCTTCTGACCTTCCTCTGTGTTGTATATAATGTGTTAGAATTTCcaacaaaatgtaaataatggtGCTAGTGTTTAATACAACATGTTCATTGTAAAGTTAATTGTTAATACAGGAATGCTGAGGAAAGATTGGCTCGGGAAGGTGGCCATCATGCACCAAGgggtattttattttcctttattttttcttgatgctCGACTTTCTTCAAACACACCTAAAAGTTGCAGGTTCCACTTTCAAATTCTCAATTGACAATTGATTTCAACTTGTTTGATAGGAGtgataattgaagaaataactGATGAAGCTGAGACTGTCTCCTCTGAAAACCTCAAGAGTACATCAACAGAGTATCAAGTCAAGCAACCACGGGAAAGTGCTGATATATCTAAAAGTGGAAAGGGAGGTCGCAATGGGAGTTCAGCAACTAATTCAGAGCACCTGGAGGCGTTGAAAGATGATCCTGAAGCTATAaggttatttttaatacatctaaaaattcattgattttatgtatttatatgtTGGCACTGGTATTATGTTTTCAACTATCCTCCTGTTTCCTTTCTAGAGATTGTACAGCAGAGATATTAGATGGAATGTTAAGTTTTTATTCCCCCTAGGGATCAATTCATGTTAATTGATCCTTCTTTTTCATTAGTGTAAGTTACCAGAATTTTATTTCTGCAATGAAGGATTACATGGAATGTTAATTGCAGTCTCTCCTGCAAAATAATTGCTGCCATATTTGGTTGTATTTGTCACAAAATATCTCTGATTTTGGTGGTGTTACTGTAATGGAAATTATTTGTAAGTTTGACATGGAGTCAGGGAAAACTTATGAAAACATGCccaatttgttttgattaatgAAATAACAATACAAGGTCAGCATGCCTAGTATTTTTCTGTCTAACATCTTAAGGCTGGAGGTTGTTTTCTTGCGGCAGTGTAGCCTTCTTTTGCTGTCAATCAACCATAAAATTAGATATTAagcttggttttcaatttgttttgattttctgtttttcCCTTCTGTCTGATTGTAGGTCATTCCAAAATTTCATATCTAATGCTGATCCTGAAACTTTGGCTGCTTTAAATGGGGCAAAAGCTGGAGAGGTTTCTCCTGACATGGTTAAGGCTGCCTCAAATATGATTGGCAAGATGTCACCCGAAGAGCTTCAAAGAATGCTTCAAATGGCTTCCTCATTTCAAGGGGCGACTCCTTTTACTGCAGGTGGATCTTCAGATAGCAGTTTTAATGGCTTCAAATCTAGTGTGGTTCCTCCAAATGTGACACCGGACATGCTCAAAACAGCAAGTGATACGATGAATAAGATGTCACCAGAAGAGCTTCAGAAAATGTTTGAAATGGCATCTTCTTTGAGAGGAAATGGCTCAGTTCCAGCTGCTGCTTCAGCTTTAAACACTGACAGGTCAAGTTCGGGTGCTAGgtcaaaatcaacagaaactcGAGAAAAATTTGCAGTTAATGGGAATAATGGCATTAGTGAAACTAGTTCCTCAGGtgatttcttttcaagtttgaGAAATGCTCCTCCATCAAGCTTTCCTGCCTCAACTTCTGATATGCAAGAACAGATGAGAAATCAAATGAAAGATCCAGCTATGCAGCAGGTATGggcttttctttcctttgtgtTTCTGAGTTATTGAATTCTTACCCCAATAAGATTTCCCTTTGCATGCCATAgaatctctttatttattttggtcattTTGAAATGATCTGATCTGTGCATGCATGTGACAAGATAATACAAGAGAAATTCTGGAAATG contains:
- the LOC118030174 gene encoding outer envelope protein 61 → MFNGMMDPELIKIAQEQMSRMTPADLARIQQQVMSNPELVRMASESMKNMKPDDLKQAAEQLKHTRPEEMAEIGEKMMNASPEEIAAMRARADAQTTYEINAAQMLKKQGNELHSQGKFNDALQKYLLAKQNLKGIPSSKGRTLWLACSLNLMSCYLKTKQYNECIKEGSEVLGYDANNVKALYRRGQAYSELGQLEDAVSDLRKAHEVSPDEETIADILRNAEERLAREGGHHAPRGVIIEEITDEAETVSSENLKSTSTEYQVKQPRESADISKSGKGGRNGSSATNSEHLEALKDDPEAIRSFQNFISNADPETLAALNGAKAGEVSPDMVKAASNMIGKMSPEELQRMLQMASSFQGATPFTAGGSSDSSFNGFKSSVVPPNVTPDMLKTASDTMNKMSPEELQKMFEMASSLRGNGSVPAAASALNTDRSSSGARSKSTETREKFAVNGNNGISETSSSGDFFSSLRNAPPSSFPASTSDMQEQMRNQMKDPAMQQMFTSMMKNMSPEMMANMSEQFGIKLSQEDAAKAQQAMASLSPEDLDKMMRWADRIQRGAEGAKKAKNWLLGRPGMILAICMLILAVILHRLGVIGR